In Phaseolus vulgaris cultivar G19833 chromosome 10, P. vulgaris v2.0, whole genome shotgun sequence, a single genomic region encodes these proteins:
- the LOC137819184 gene encoding PHD finger protein ALFIN-LIKE 1-like isoform X2, producing the protein MASTPRTVEEIFKDYTARRTAIVRALSQDVDEFYGLCDPDKENLCLYGHPNETWEVTLPAEEVPPELPEPALGINFARDGMNRRDWLSLVAVHSDSWLLSVAFYLGARLNRNERKRLFGLINDLPTVFEVVSERKPVKDKPTADSGSKSKGSTKRSSDGQVKSNPKFADEGFAEEDDEHSETLCGSCGGNYNADEFWIGCDICERWFHGKCVKITPAKAESIKQYKCPSCSLRRGRP; encoded by the exons ATGGCTTCAACTCCCCGCACCGTCGAAGAGATCTTCAAGGATTACACCGCTCGGAGAACCGCCATCGTTCGCGCTCTCTCTCAAG ATGTCGATGAATTCTACGGACTCTGTGATCCAG ATAAGGAGAACTTGTGCCTCTATGGACATCCAAATGAGACTTGGGAGGTGACTTTGCCAGCGGAGGAAGTTCCGCCCGAGCTTCCGGAGCCTGCACTCGGAATCAATTTTGCTAGAGATGGCATGAACCGCAGGGACTGGCTTTCTCTGGTTGCTGTGCACAGTGATTCGTGGCTCCTTTCTGTGGCTTTTTATCTTGGAGCTCGTCTTAACCGCAATGAAAG GAAGCGTTTGTTTGGCTTGATAAATGATCTTCCTACTGTTTTTGAAGTTGTGAGTGAGAGGAAGCCAGTAAAGGACAAGCCCACTGCAGACAGTGGAAGCAAATCTAAGGGCAGCACCAAG AGATCAAGTGATGGGCAAGTTAAAAGCAACCCGAAGTTTGCAGATGAAGGTTTTGCAGAGGAGGATGACGAGCATAGTGAAACCCTGTGTGGGAGCTGTGGCGGAAATTACAATGCAGATGAATTTTGGATTGGTTGTGACATATGTGAGAGGTGGTTCCATGGTAAATGTGTGAAGATTACTCCTGCAAAAGCTGAGAGCATAAAGCAATACAAATGTCCATCATGCAGCTTGAGGCGGGGAAGGCCCTAA
- the LOC137819184 gene encoding PHD finger protein ALFIN-LIKE 1-like isoform X1 gives MASTPRTVEEIFKDYTARRTAIVRALSQDVDEFYGLCDPDKENLCLYGHPNETWEVTLPAEEVPPELPEPALGINFARDGMNRRDWLSLVAVHSDSWLLSVAFYLGARLNRNERKRLFGLINDLPTVFEVVSERKPVKDKPTADSGSKSKGSTKVSVGRSSDGQVKSNPKFADEGFAEEDDEHSETLCGSCGGNYNADEFWIGCDICERWFHGKCVKITPAKAESIKQYKCPSCSLRRGRP, from the exons ATGGCTTCAACTCCCCGCACCGTCGAAGAGATCTTCAAGGATTACACCGCTCGGAGAACCGCCATCGTTCGCGCTCTCTCTCAAG ATGTCGATGAATTCTACGGACTCTGTGATCCAG ATAAGGAGAACTTGTGCCTCTATGGACATCCAAATGAGACTTGGGAGGTGACTTTGCCAGCGGAGGAAGTTCCGCCCGAGCTTCCGGAGCCTGCACTCGGAATCAATTTTGCTAGAGATGGCATGAACCGCAGGGACTGGCTTTCTCTGGTTGCTGTGCACAGTGATTCGTGGCTCCTTTCTGTGGCTTTTTATCTTGGAGCTCGTCTTAACCGCAATGAAAG GAAGCGTTTGTTTGGCTTGATAAATGATCTTCCTACTGTTTTTGAAGTTGTGAGTGAGAGGAAGCCAGTAAAGGACAAGCCCACTGCAGACAGTGGAAGCAAATCTAAGGGCAGCACCAAGGTTAGTGTTGGT AGATCAAGTGATGGGCAAGTTAAAAGCAACCCGAAGTTTGCAGATGAAGGTTTTGCAGAGGAGGATGACGAGCATAGTGAAACCCTGTGTGGGAGCTGTGGCGGAAATTACAATGCAGATGAATTTTGGATTGGTTGTGACATATGTGAGAGGTGGTTCCATGGTAAATGTGTGAAGATTACTCCTGCAAAAGCTGAGAGCATAAAGCAATACAAATGTCCATCATGCAGCTTGAGGCGGGGAAGGCCCTAA
- the LOC137819065 gene encoding putative B3 domain-containing protein At2g27410 yields the protein MIQPLIKFSYQSLTTNSRYAEENVVPKNKKRRIIPRSTPPPKELLLEFKNRINELNGCDLQFLMLKRLFRSDVKTNNNRLSMPIKEIRADFLTKEEITKLNERENGSDDGRLIGLKVTMLDPCLKEYTLPMKKWSMTTNTYNLVKEWNKIVSANKFEEDQELQIWSFRVNNNLYLLLNKL from the exons ATGATTCAGCCTCTTATAAAGTTCTCTTACCAGTCATTAACT ACAAACTCAAGATATGCAGAGGAAAATGTGGTTCCTAAGAATAAAAAACGAAGGATAATTCCGAGAAGTACACCACCACCAAAAGAATTGCTTCTAGAATTCAAGAATCGAATCAATGAATTAAATGGTTGTGATCTTCAATTTCTCATGCTCAAGAGACTCTTCCGTTCCGATGTAAAGACAAATAATAATCGTTTGTCAATGCCAATAAAAGAGATAAGAGCTGACTTTCTCAccaaagaagaaattacaaagtTGAACGAAAGAGAAAATGGTAGCGACGATGGAAGACTTATTGGTTTGAAAGTAACCATGTTGGACCCTTGCCTCAAAGAATATACTCTACCAATGAAAAAGTGGAGTATGACCACAAACACTTACAATCTTGTAAAGGAATGGAACAAGATTGTGTCTGCTAACAAGTtcgaagaagatcaagaactacAAATATGGTCTTTCAGAGTTAACAACAATTTGTATTTGCTCTTAAACAAACTTTGA